Within Conexibacter woesei DSM 14684, the genomic segment ACGACGACGACCTCCCGCAGACCTCCGAAGAGGTCCCGAAGACCGGCGACGACGCCGGACTGCCCATGTGGAACTGGCCGTTCCAGAGACAGGACGACGGCTACCACTGCAGACCCGTCTTCCCGTGCTCGTGGGTCAGCTTCGAGGCGGGTCGCTGGAGAGCGAACCGCGAGCAGAACGCCGCGCAGGTCTTCTGGTTCGTCAACCGCTTCCACGACCACCTCGCGGACACGCCGATCGGCTTCACGCCGGCGGCAGGCAACTTCGAGGGCGCCGACCGCGTGCTCGCCGAGAGCGACGACGGCGCGAACCTGACGCTCAGACTCTCCGACGGGTCCAGCGTCCCGAACCACCCCGACGACAGACATCTCAACAACGCGAACATGTCGACGCCGCCGGACGGCAGATCGCCGCGGATGCAGATGTACCTCTTCATGGCGTTCGGTGCGACCGACCCGACGATCGACTCCAACGGCGGCGACGACGCCTCGGTCGTCTACCACGAGTACACGCACGGCCTCTCCAGCCGGCTGGTGACCGACTCGACCAGAGCGCAGGCGCTCAACTCGGCCCAGTCGGGCGCGATGGGCGAGGGCTGGAGCGACTGGTACGCGCTCGACTTCCTCGTCGCCGACGACCTGCAGCCCGACACCGTCGCCGACGGCGAGATCCGGCTCGCCGCATCGCTCGACGGGGGCGCGCTGAGTCTGCGCCGGCAGGCGCTCGACTGTCCCCTCAGCACCGTGGCGCCGGAGTGCAGACGAGCCGGTGGCGGCACCGGCGGGTACACGTACGCCGACTACGGATCGATCGGCGGCGGCCCCGAGGTCCACGACGACGGGGAGATCTGGGCGCAGACGCTGTGGGACCTGCGCAGAGCCGTCGGCGCCGAGACGGCGCGCGGGCTGATCACCCGCGCGATGGAGCTGTCGCCGCCGGAGCCGACGTTCCTCGACATGCGCAACGCGATCCTCCAGGCGGATCAGGCCGCGACCGGCGGCGCCCTCGCGAACACGATCTGGCAAGTCTTCGCCGCGCGCGGCATGGGCTACTTCGCCTCGGCGCTGGACGCGAACGACACCTCACCCGTCGCCGACTTCGACACCCCGCCAGTCGGTACCGCCGACGCGACGTTCTCCGGGACGGTGACCGACGCGGCCAGCGGCGCGCCCGTCCCTGACGCGACCGTCCGCTTCCCCGGCCGCGCCGACCTCGTCGCGAGAACCGACGCGAACGGGCGCTACGCGCTCTCGCTCCACCAGCACGCCTACCCGTACGTCGTCGTCTCGCGCGGCGGCTACGACGACGTGACGCTGCGCGACGTGGCGGTCGCCGCCGGCGCGAACACGCGTGACGTGGCGCTGCGGCGCAACTGGGCGCTCAGCTCCGGCACGACCGCGATCGAGAGCTTCACCGGACCGGACTACACGAGCTTCGGCTGCGGTCCCGGCGGGGCGATCGACGGCAGCGCGGCGACCGGCTGGGGCTCGTTCCAGCCGGCGATCAGCGATCCGGCGAGAGGCGTCGCGGCCGGCCCGCGGCTGCTCGTGCTGCGGCTGCCGCAGGCCGTCGACGTGACGAGCTTCGCGATCGACCCGAGCGCCACGTGCGGCGACGACGAGACGGCCGCGCTCGGCAGATACGAGCTGGAGACCTCGCAGGACGGGAGCACGTACACCCCCGCCGCGTCCGGAACGTTCGGGCCGGCCCACAACGGCCGGAGCAACCCGGTCGCCGCCACCGCGGGAAGCGGCGCGGCAGCGCGCTGGGTCCGCCTCCGGATGCTCAGCCCGCAGGGGCCGACGAGCGACCCGACGAGATCGGCGTCGGAGTTCATGGACGTGACGGAGCTGTCGATCTACGGCCGCGCGGTCAGACCGGCCGACCCGCCGGGGCCGCCCGCTCCGCCGGACCCGGGCCCGCCGGCGACGCCGAGACCGCCGGAGCCCAGACCGGCTCCGCCGCCGGCGGCTGACCGCAGCGCACCGCGGATCGCGGGCGTCGGCGTGCGGCCGGCGAGAGGAGCGCTGCGCGCGCTGCTCGGCCGCGGCGGCGGCCTGAAGCTGACGCTGCGCTGCACCGACGAGCCGTGCCGCGTCAGCGCGACGGTGACGCTGCCGGCAGCGACCGCGCGCAAGCTCGGGCTGACGAGACGGCGCGGCGGCGCGCCGTTCGTGCTCGCCCGCGCGAGCAGCCGCGGCTTCGTCGAGGCGGGCCGCACGACGACGTTGACGCTGCGCGTCTCGCGTGCCGTCGCCAGACGGCTCGCGCGCGTCGCCAGGCTGACGCCGACGATCGCGATCACGGCGACCGACAGAGCGGGGAACCCGGCGACGCGAACGCTGAGACCGCGGCTGCGGCGCTGAGCAGGCGGGACGCCGGCCGGGCGCGCGACGCCCGGCTCAGCCCTGTCTGATCGCGACCCGTTCGATCAGGATCGGGTCGACCGGCGCCGACCCCTGCGGGTCGGTGTCTCTCAACGGGCGCTGGTCGATCCGGTCGACGACGTCGAGTCCTGACGTCACTCTTCCCAGCAGCGCGTACTGCGGCGGCAGCTGCGCGTCGTCGCCGGTGACGATGAAGAACTGGCTGCCGGACGTGCCGTCGGGGTCGGTCGCCGTCTTCGCCATCGCGACGACGCCCTTCGTGTATCTGGTGGTTCTCGGCGGCGCCTCGGCGATCGCGTAGCCGGGTCCGCCGAGGCCGTTGCCGAGCGGGTCGCCGCCCTGGATCACGAAGCCCGGGGCGATCCGGTGGAACGTCAGGTCGTCGTAGAAGCCGGCGCGCGCGAGCCGCGCGAACGACGCCGTCGTACGCGGCGAGGCCGCCGCGTCGAGCGTGATCGTGAACGTCCCGCAGTTGGTCGTGACGATCGCTCTCCAGTCGACGGTCGGGGAGAGGCGGCCGACGGGCTTTCTCACGTCGAGGTTGCTCTTCGCCTCCGGCGCCGCGACCTTGCGACAGACGGCGGCGGTCGTCTCCTGCTTCTTCCCGCCGTCGGAGCCGCAGCCCGCCAGCACCGCGAACGGGGCGGCGATCAGCACGGCGACGAGGGGCGAGAAGGTCCGGCGCACGGCGGGGAAGCATAATGCCAGTCCGCGTGTCCCAGACCTCGCCGCCGCCCCTCACCTCGCTCCTGCGCAGCTACGACCACGTGCTGCTCGACCTCGACGGCTGCCTGTGGGTCGGCGGTGCCGCCACGCGTGACGCGCCGCGTGCGCTCGACGCGCTGCGGGCCGCCGGCAAGCACGTCGCGTTCGTCACCAACGACACGCGCTCGACCGCCGAGGAGTACGTCCGCAAGCTGTGGTCGCTCGGCTTCAAGGCCGCGCTGGAGGAGGTCGTCACCGTCGGCGGCGCGCTCCAGCACCAGCTCGCCGAGCGCCACGGCGCCCGCCGCGCGACCGCGTACGTGATCGGCACGCCGGCGATCCTCAAGCACGTCGCCGACGCCGGGCTGCGTGTCGTCAACGGTACGCCTCACGCGCCGCAGGCCGAGGTCGTCGTCGCTGCCGGGCACGACGCGCTCGTCTTCGAGGAGCTGC encodes:
- a CDS encoding peptidylprolyl isomerase, which gives rise to MRRTFSPLVAVLIAAPFAVLAGCGSDGGKKQETTAAVCRKVAAPEAKSNLDVRKPVGRLSPTVDWRAIVTTNCGTFTITLDAAASPRTTASFARLARAGFYDDLTFHRIAPGFVIQGGDPLGNGLGGPGYAIAEAPPRTTRYTKGVVAMAKTATDPDGTSGSQFFIVTGDDAQLPPQYALLGRVTSGLDVVDRIDQRPLRDTDPQGSAPVDPILIERVAIRQG
- a CDS encoding HAD-IIA family hydrolase produces the protein MSQTSPPPLTSLLRSYDHVLLDLDGCLWVGGAATRDAPRALDALRAAGKHVAFVTNDTRSTAEEYVRKLWSLGFKAALEEVVTVGGALQHQLAERHGARRATAYVIGTPAILKHVADAGLRVVNGTPHAPQAEVVVAAGHDALVFEELRIATQALLAGADFVAAGRDRTFPMPDGMWPATGALVAALEYASGRTALSVGKPEPEIFATALDRLGPGRALVVGDRLDSDLGGAHAAGLDGAIVLTGATTHSEAHAASDPAPVAIAPDLATLVLG
- a CDS encoding M36 family metallopeptidase gives rise to the protein MTPLRRARRRRSPLLAASLAASVAGAIGVAAGLPAVAGAVGELPLREGQGRFDQRAAATAQPVATAPAQRLARSLGPQAVVQVDPVTGTPRQVARTDGTLTEPSADAPAEIALRYVRANRDLFKLSDADLAALDPPSDYVSIDGTHHLRWTQRFDGVPVLGAELRAHVTADGRLLAVQGSPLPGTTAAPSGTARLDATGALAKARRDAGAGGAAPAVTRSPAGATQSTGFADGSSGRLVVFAGPSGPRLAWQVTVPADSTHQYVYVLDAATGAVLKRENNVFYASGRGTAWEYRPDGNLDPATFGQALRDYPNGWVAAGSARLFGDNVHVYSDVNDDDLPQTSEEVPKTGDDAGLPMWNWPFQRQDDGYHCRPVFPCSWVSFEAGRWRANREQNAAQVFWFVNRFHDHLADTPIGFTPAAGNFEGADRVLAESDDGANLTLRLSDGSSVPNHPDDRHLNNANMSTPPDGRSPRMQMYLFMAFGATDPTIDSNGGDDASVVYHEYTHGLSSRLVTDSTRAQALNSAQSGAMGEGWSDWYALDFLVADDLQPDTVADGEIRLAASLDGGALSLRRQALDCPLSTVAPECRRAGGGTGGYTYADYGSIGGGPEVHDDGEIWAQTLWDLRRAVGAETARGLITRAMELSPPEPTFLDMRNAILQADQAATGGALANTIWQVFAARGMGYFASALDANDTSPVADFDTPPVGTADATFSGTVTDAASGAPVPDATVRFPGRADLVARTDANGRYALSLHQHAYPYVVVSRGGYDDVTLRDVAVAAGANTRDVALRRNWALSSGTTAIESFTGPDYTSFGCGPGGAIDGSAATGWGSFQPAISDPARGVAAGPRLLVLRLPQAVDVTSFAIDPSATCGDDETAALGRYELETSQDGSTYTPAASGTFGPAHNGRSNPVAATAGSGAAARWVRLRMLSPQGPTSDPTRSASEFMDVTELSIYGRAVRPADPPGPPAPPDPGPPATPRPPEPRPAPPPAADRSAPRIAGVGVRPARGALRALLGRGGGLKLTLRCTDEPCRVSATVTLPAATARKLGLTRRRGGAPFVLARASSRGFVEAGRTTTLTLRVSRAVARRLARVARLTPTIAITATDRAGNPATRTLRPRLRR